The following DNA comes from Vicinamibacterales bacterium.
GCCTTCCGACGGGTCGGTCCGGCTGCCCTGGCCATTCCGGGCGCCACGACCGGCCCCGGGTGTGAGGTCGGCGGGCGGCTGCTGGCCGAGCGCCGCGAACATCTCGCTCGTGGGCCGGAACCTGAGCGCGAGGTTCGACACGCGCAGCACGCCGGTGCGCCGCGCCACCTCGATCTTCACGGTGGCCGTCATGCCCGGCTTGAGCTTCAAGTCGGGATTCGGCGCGGTGATGAGCGTGCCGTAGGTGGTCACGTTCTGCACGACCGTGGGCTGCAGCCGCACCTGGGCCACGGTCCCTTCGAACGTCTCGGTCGGATAGGCATCGACACGGAACGTCACGTGCTGGTTGGGCCGGATGCGCCCCACGTCGGCCTCGTCCACGCTGGCCAGCACCTGCATCTGCTTGAGGTCGGCCGCGATCATGAAGAGCGTCGGCGCCTGCATGCTGGCGGCCACGGTCTGGCCGACGTCGACGTTGCGCTGGGTGACGATGCCGTCGATGGGCGCCTCGATCACCGTGTGCTCGCGGTTCACGCGGGCCTGGTTCACGGAGGCCTCGGACTGACGCACGGCCGCCTGCACCTGCGTCACGGTGGCCTGCTGGGACGCGACGGCCGCCTGCGCCGTGTCCACCGCGATCTTGGCGGCATCCAGCTCGCTCTGCGGCAGCAGCTTGCGCGAGGCCAGCTCGTCGGCCCGCGCGTACTTCTGCTGCGCGTCCACCAGCTGCACCCGGGCGCGATCCAGGTCGCTCTGGGCCTTGACGAGATTCGCCCGCGTCTGGCTGAGGTTGGCCTCGACCTGCTGCAGCTGGGCGTCGAAGAGCGACGGGTCGAGGCGCGCGATGACCTGCCCGCGCTTGACGATGCTGTTGAAGTCGGCGCCCAGCCAGCTGATGTTGCCCGACACCTGGCTGCCGACGAGGACCGTGGTGACCGCCTGGAGCGCGCCGGTCGCGCCGACCGTGTCGATGATCTCGCCGCGCGTGATGGGGGCGGTCGTGGCCGTCACCTCGGGGCCGCCGCGCTGGCGGTACACCGCGGCGGCGACGGCGCCGGCGGCGGCGATGAGCACCAGTGCGACGATGGCCTTCTTCATGTCGGACCCAGTGAGCCGCGCGACGGGCCGTCGTGCACGGCGCGTCCATCGACATTGTATGACGCCCGTCGTGCGCGCCTCCGCGGCCGCCGCCGTGCCCGCCGGATGTCCCCAAGTGTCACGACGACGATCGTCACGCGCCGTCGCGCCCGACGATCAGACGCCCGCGGCGCGGCGGGCCGTCCGCGATCTGGCCCCGGGGCCGCGAAGCGCACGGCCCGGGCGGGCCGCCGTCAGCTGGCCGCGGTCGACCACGAGGCCGCCGTTCACGACGACGTAGCGGACGCCCGTCGCGTACTGGCGGGGCTCGGCGAAGGTGGCGCGGTCCTGGATGGTGGCGGGATCGAAGACCACCAGGTCGGCGAGCACGCCCGGACGCACGAGGCCCCGGTCCCAGAGCCCCATGCGCTGCGCCGGCTGCGACGTCATCTTCCGGACGGCTTCCTCGAGCGTGAGGAGGCGCTCCTCGCGCACGTACTTGGCGAGGATGCGGGCGGCCGATCCCCAGGCCCGCGGGTGCACGCCGGCCGTCGGCGGGCCGCTGTCGGGCGCCATGCCGCCCGAGTCCGTCCCCAGCATGACGAGCGGATGACGAAGCGCCGCCCGGACGTCGTCTTCCCGCATGAAGAACATCACGCCGCTGCCGGTCGTGTCGTCCCCGGCGATGAGGTCCATCAGGACGTCGATCGGGTCCGTGTGCTCCGCTGCCGCGATGTCGGCCAGGGTCCGTCCCTGGAAGCGCTTCAACTCCGCCCGGGTGACGGCCGACACCAGGATGCCCTCGGCGCCGCCCGAGCCCAGGTACTGGTTCTCCCAGGCCGCGGAGGGCGTCAGGATCTCCGTCCGGATCCGCGCGCGCGTCGCCGGGTCCGTCAGGCGCGCCACCATCGCGTCCCGCCCGCCCTCGCGCGCCCACACCGGCAGGCTCGCGTCGAGCGGGTTGCTGCCGGCAACGTAGGGGTACTGGTCCGCGGCGATGTCCAGGCCGTCGCGCCGCGCCTGCTCGATGCGCGCGAGCACCGCCGGCATCCGGCCCCAGTTCTGCGAGTAGGCCGTCTTCAGGTGATGGATCGTGGCGGGCACGCCGGCCTCGCGCGCGATCCGGAACACCTCGTCGAGGCTCTCGTCGATGGCGTCGGCTTCCGAGCGCTGGTGGGTGATGTAGCTGCCGCCGTAGCGCCCGGCCACGCGCGCCAGGGCCACCAGTTCATCGGTCCGGGCGAACCGGTCGGGGACGTACTGCAGCGACGTGGACAGGCCGAAGGCGCCCGCCTCCATCGCCGACGCCACCTGCGCCTCCATGCGCCGCAGGTCGTCGGGCGTGGCGGCCCGGTCCTCGCGGCCGACGATCGACTCGCGGACGCCGCCCGCGCTGATGAAG
Coding sequences within:
- a CDS encoding efflux RND transporter periplasmic adaptor subunit, with product MKKAIVALVLIAAAGAVAAAVYRQRGGPEVTATTAPITRGEIIDTVGATGALQAVTTVLVGSQVSGNISWLGADFNSIVKRGQVIARLDPSLFDAQLQQVEANLSQTRANLVKAQSDLDRARVQLVDAQQKYARADELASRKLLPQSELDAAKIAVDTAQAAVASQQATVTQVQAAVRQSEASVNQARVNREHTVIEAPIDGIVTQRNVDVGQTVAASMQAPTLFMIAADLKQMQVLASVDEADVGRIRPNQHVTFRVDAYPTETFEGTVAQVRLQPTVVQNVTTYGTLITAPNPDLKLKPGMTATVKIEVARRTGVLRVSNLALRFRPTSEMFAALGQQPPADLTPGAGRGARNGQGSRTDPSEGADAPPTPAGSPAAAGATRPAPGPDRPAAGQTPSADAAAGAGRRPGGPGGDAAAADRQARLRDRMANMSPEEREQFLARRQARSQDAGAAGAGAAPRRARPAGTGTPDAASSAAQTIDELFAPLPPIESRGRLWIFSNRELKPVNVRLGVTDGSFTELLGGGLEENMEVVTGLTGVASARATPAPGGTANPLMPGRGRGPR
- a CDS encoding D-aminoacylase translates to MPRALSIAALAALLAAPVLVTTQPLDCDLLITGGRVVDGTGAPAFAADVCVAGDRIAALGRLSEASAARRLDATGHVVTPGFIDLLGQSEYWVLRDSRVGSKVMQGITTELTGEASFTSVAHAGARRSHPFAAMFDREGVPQWEDLAGYLTVLDARPATINLGTFISAGGVRESIVGREDRAATPDDLRRMEAQVASAMEAGAFGLSTSLQYVPDRFARTDELVALARVAGRYGGSYITHQRSEADAIDESLDEVFRIAREAGVPATIHHLKTAYSQNWGRMPAVLARIEQARRDGLDIAADQYPYVAGSNPLDASLPVWAREGGRDAMVARLTDPATRARIRTEILTPSAAWENQYLGSGGAEGILVSAVTRAELKRFQGRTLADIAAAEHTDPIDVLMDLIAGDDTTGSGVMFFMREDDVRAALRHPLVMLGTDSGGMAPDSGPPTAGVHPRAWGSAARILAKYVREERLLTLEEAVRKMTSQPAQRMGLWDRGLVRPGVLADLVVFDPATIQDRATFAEPRQYATGVRYVVVNGGLVVDRGQLTAARPGRALRGPGARSRTARRAAGV